The following proteins come from a genomic window of Aequorivita marisscotiae:
- a CDS encoding RNA polymerase sigma factor codes for MEITPEEIIHQLEKAKKGKQSAFKFLLDYYWNEVYGFQLKRVRNEHEAEDITIETFAKAFDKIESFDENYTFSTWLVTISKNIQIDRTRKKNASIYSNTTDASNEHVQRIADQTPTPEDKLIREQNLAELLQYIKLLKPHYQDVINLRYFQEMSYNEISETLKEPLNNVKVRLLRARKLLAEIITQK; via the coding sequence ATGGAAATAACCCCGGAAGAAATAATTCACCAATTAGAAAAAGCAAAAAAAGGAAAGCAGAGCGCTTTCAAATTTCTGTTAGATTATTATTGGAATGAAGTGTATGGTTTTCAGCTAAAAAGAGTTCGCAACGAACACGAAGCCGAGGATATCACCATTGAAACTTTTGCTAAAGCTTTCGATAAAATTGAAAGTTTTGACGAAAATTATACGTTTTCCACCTGGTTGGTTACTATTTCAAAAAACATTCAGATAGATCGTACTCGTAAAAAGAACGCTTCTATTTATTCAAATACCACAGATGCATCTAACGAGCATGTTCAACGCATCGCAGACCAAACCCCTACTCCCGAGGACAAGTTAATTCGAGAGCAGAATCTTGCCGAACTCTTACAGTACATAAAACTACTTAAACCGCATTATCAGGACGTAATTAATCTTCGGTATTTTCAAGAAATGAGTTACAACGAAATTTCTGAAACATTAAAAGAACCCCTAAACAACGTAAAAGTAAGGCTGTTAAGGGCACGGAAGCTTCTTGCTGAAATTATCACCCAAAAGTAG